From Streptomyces asiaticus, one genomic window encodes:
- a CDS encoding glycoside hydrolase family 99 protein: MAQSPGTSRRTFLTRTAAGVALGAGSPAAAEGRAAAAVPAASSSPAARLAPSPDVHIFSYPWYGSPAVSGSWRHWSQGGLTPPDRIGSDFYPVAGAYDSGDRAVVDRHMGWLAQARTGVLVTSWWGRGGYEDQRVPLLLDAAAAHGLEVAWHIEPYAGRTARSVVDDIGYLIQRYGGHPAFHRDAAHGNRGAYYVFESLRIADWTPLDQVADRAIVLAQTTDVSKVAHFGGMYTYDAIAAGNNPQWAGPAAYCRDHGMVWAPSIGPGYIDDRAVPGNTTPTLERADGATYDLEWNNALSPANGGPPTWVSITSFNEWHEGSQIEPATATPPTALSYRTYNGAYGRTGRAAETAYLDRTAYWVGRFEAAARRR, from the coding sequence ATGGCACAGAGCCCCGGCACCTCGCGCCGGACCTTTCTGACCCGCACGGCCGCGGGCGTCGCCCTGGGCGCCGGGTCCCCCGCCGCGGCGGAAGGCCGGGCGGCGGCCGCCGTGCCCGCCGCCTCCAGTTCACCGGCGGCCCGGCTCGCGCCCTCGCCGGACGTGCACATCTTCTCCTACCCCTGGTACGGCAGCCCCGCGGTCAGCGGCTCCTGGCGCCACTGGTCGCAGGGCGGCCTCACCCCGCCCGACCGGATCGGCTCCGACTTCTACCCGGTGGCCGGTGCGTACGACTCCGGCGACCGCGCCGTGGTCGACCGCCACATGGGGTGGCTGGCCCAGGCCCGCACCGGTGTGCTCGTCACCAGTTGGTGGGGGCGGGGCGGCTACGAGGACCAGCGGGTGCCGCTGCTCCTGGACGCGGCGGCCGCACACGGGCTCGAGGTGGCCTGGCACATCGAGCCGTACGCCGGACGCACCGCGCGGTCCGTCGTGGACGACATCGGCTATCTCATCCAGCGGTACGGCGGCCATCCGGCCTTCCACCGGGACGCGGCACACGGCAACCGTGGCGCGTACTACGTCTTCGAGTCCCTGCGGATCGCCGACTGGACCCCGCTGGACCAGGTGGCCGACCGGGCGATCGTGCTTGCCCAGACCACGGACGTGTCAAAGGTGGCGCACTTCGGCGGCATGTACACCTACGACGCCATCGCCGCGGGCAACAATCCGCAGTGGGCCGGTCCGGCCGCGTACTGCCGCGACCACGGCATGGTCTGGGCGCCGTCCATCGGCCCCGGCTACATCGACGACCGCGCCGTGCCCGGCAACACCACGCCCACCCTGGAGCGCGCGGACGGCGCCACCTACGACCTGGAGTGGAACAACGCCCTCTCCCCGGCCAACGGGGGCCCGCCCACCTGGGTCTCGATCACCTCGTTCAACGAGTGGCACGAGGGCAGCCAGATAGAACCCGCCACCGCCACCCCACCCACGGCGCTGAGCTACCGGACCTACAACGGGGCGTACGGGCGGACGGGCCGCGCGGCCGAGACGGCCTATCTCGACCGCACCGCGTACTGGGTGGGCCGCTTCGAGGCCGCCGCCCGCCGCCGCTGA
- a CDS encoding putative RNA methyltransferase, whose amino-acid sequence MRKEAVRYLHCPYCSGAMTMTDGTLECSQGHNFDVAKQGYVNLLRGAAKFSADTAAMVAARADFLAAGHYAPIAGALAALARETAPEAAGGDPGCVVDIGGGTGYHLARVMSEFPDSEGILLDISKFAARRAARAHPRISAVVADAWDGLPLADGAASVVLNVFAPRNPAELRRILRPEGVLLVVTPRPDHLRELVAALGLLRVGEQKDERLADRLSAHFTEVARERSRSTMALDHKALPQLVGMGPNAWHQQSERLEERIARLPEPCDVTLSVTLTAYRPLI is encoded by the coding sequence ATGCGGAAAGAGGCGGTTCGGTACCTTCACTGCCCGTACTGCTCCGGCGCCATGACGATGACCGACGGCACGCTGGAGTGCTCGCAGGGGCACAACTTCGACGTGGCGAAGCAGGGGTACGTCAATCTGCTGCGTGGCGCCGCCAAGTTCAGCGCGGACACCGCCGCCATGGTGGCGGCCCGCGCGGACTTCCTGGCCGCCGGTCACTACGCGCCGATCGCCGGGGCGCTGGCCGCGCTGGCGCGCGAGACGGCACCGGAGGCCGCGGGCGGGGACCCCGGCTGTGTCGTGGACATCGGTGGCGGCACGGGCTATCACCTTGCCCGGGTGATGTCGGAGTTCCCGGACTCCGAGGGGATCCTGCTCGACATCTCCAAGTTCGCCGCCCGCCGGGCCGCGCGGGCGCACCCCCGGATCAGCGCGGTGGTGGCCGACGCCTGGGACGGGCTGCCGCTCGCCGACGGGGCCGCGTCGGTGGTCCTCAATGTCTTCGCGCCGCGCAATCCGGCCGAGCTGCGGCGGATTCTGCGCCCCGAGGGTGTGCTGCTGGTGGTGACGCCCCGGCCGGATCATCTACGGGAACTGGTGGCGGCGCTGGGGCTGCTGCGGGTGGGCGAGCAGAAGGACGAGCGGCTGGCGGACCGGCTCTCGGCGCATTTCACCGAGGTGGCCCGCGAGCGGTCGCGGAGCACCATGGCACTGGACCACAAGGCCCTGCCGCAGCTGGTGGGGATGGGCCCCAACGCCTGGCATCAGCAGAGCGAGCGGCTGGAGGAGCGCATCGCGCGGCTGCCCGAGCCCTGCGATGTGACGCTGTCCGTCACGCTCACGGCGTACCGTCCGCTGATCTGA
- a CDS encoding Gfo/Idh/MocA family protein, with product MGEPLRIGLVGAGKISGAYLDTLARLPGLRLTAVTDLNRARAEAAAKTAEASSETAKGVAVAASAGELMAREDVDAVLNLTIPAAHAEVALAALAAGRHVYGEKPLSGTREEADAILVGAGRAGLRVGCAPDTVLGPGTQTARRAVDDGLIGTPVAATAFMATAGPEVWHPDPEFYYRPGGGPLLDMGPYYLSALVHLLGPVVRVTGAASRPRAQRSIGSGPRAGGRFAVEVDTHVTGVLEHRGGALTTLLMSFDVHAARLPRIEVHGSEGSLSVPDPNTFDGPVELWRGGTWEPLAPSAGYLGSTRGYGLADMARALVEGRPHRTSAELARHVLDVMLTLLDAVRERISLPVGTTCSRPEPVPFADELFMSAGHGQGVSDRS from the coding sequence GTGGGCGAGCCGCTGAGGATAGGGCTGGTCGGGGCGGGGAAGATCAGCGGGGCCTATCTGGACACGTTGGCGCGCCTGCCGGGACTGCGCCTGACCGCCGTGACCGACCTCAACCGGGCCCGCGCCGAAGCCGCGGCCAAAACCGCCGAGGCGTCCTCCGAGACCGCGAAGGGCGTGGCCGTCGCCGCGTCGGCCGGCGAGCTGATGGCACGCGAGGACGTCGACGCCGTACTCAACCTGACCATCCCGGCGGCGCACGCCGAGGTGGCGCTGGCCGCGCTCGCCGCGGGCCGGCATGTGTACGGCGAGAAGCCGCTGTCCGGCACCCGCGAGGAGGCCGACGCCATCCTGGTCGGGGCCGGGCGAGCGGGGCTGCGGGTCGGCTGCGCGCCGGACACCGTGCTCGGCCCGGGCACCCAGACCGCGCGCAGGGCCGTGGACGACGGGCTCATCGGCACACCGGTCGCGGCCACCGCCTTCATGGCCACCGCCGGACCCGAGGTGTGGCATCCGGACCCGGAGTTCTACTACCGGCCCGGCGGCGGGCCGCTGTTGGATATGGGCCCGTACTATCTGTCCGCCCTGGTGCACCTGCTGGGCCCGGTGGTCCGGGTCACCGGGGCGGCCTCCCGGCCGCGCGCGCAGCGGAGTATCGGCAGCGGGCCGCGCGCGGGCGGACGCTTCGCGGTGGAGGTGGACACCCATGTCACGGGGGTTCTGGAGCATCGAGGCGGCGCGCTCACCACACTGCTGATGAGCTTCGATGTGCACGCGGCCCGGCTGCCGCGCATCGAAGTCCACGGCAGTGAGGGCTCGCTGTCGGTGCCGGATCCCAACACCTTCGACGGCCCGGTGGAACTCTGGCGCGGTGGCACCTGGGAGCCGCTGGCGCCGTCGGCCGGATACCTGGGCTCCACCCGGGGCTACGGCCTCGCCGACATGGCTCGGGCGCTGGTGGAGGGCCGTCCGCACCGGACCTCCGCCGAGCTCGCCCGCCATGTCCTGGACGTGATGCTCACCCTGCTCGACGCCGTCCGGGAGCGGATCTCGCTGCCGGTCGGCACCACATGTTCCCGTCCCGAGCCCGTGCCCTTCGCCGACGAGCTTTTCATGTCGGCGGGCCATGGCCAGGGGGTGTCCGACAGATCGTGA
- a CDS encoding alkene reductase: MSTPFDPIDLAGLRLRNRLVMPAMGRARAFGPGNTATGSMATYYAQRATAGLIITEGSQPSVVGQGFPHTPGLHSAEQIAAWRRVTDAVHAEGGTVFAQISHVGRVGDPGLLPDGLVQVAPSAVAAPGRLFTVDGMKDFTTPRELTSQEVRETIADFAQAARNAVEAGFDGVELHAAYGYLIHQFLAPSSNLRTDEWGGSTEGRVRFAAEVVAAVSAAIGTRRTGIRISPGIRYNGIEEPDLEATYVPLIRRLNETGPAYLHIVEDSRDLTGILRKEFSGTLVLNPATDGFTSAEELALIEDGTADMLSFGALFLANPDLPARLRAGGPYNTPDETTYYGGTDKGYIDYPRLNA; the protein is encoded by the coding sequence GTGTCCACACCCTTCGATCCGATCGACCTCGCCGGGCTGCGGCTCCGCAATCGCCTGGTCATGCCCGCCATGGGCCGTGCCCGTGCCTTCGGGCCCGGCAATACGGCCACCGGCTCCATGGCCACGTACTACGCACAGCGGGCCACGGCCGGGCTGATCATCACGGAGGGTTCGCAGCCGTCCGTGGTCGGCCAGGGCTTCCCCCACACCCCGGGGCTGCACAGCGCCGAGCAGATCGCCGCCTGGCGCCGCGTCACCGACGCGGTGCACGCCGAGGGCGGGACGGTCTTCGCCCAGATCTCGCACGTCGGCAGGGTCGGCGACCCCGGCCTGCTGCCGGACGGGCTGGTCCAGGTCGCTCCCTCGGCCGTCGCCGCACCCGGCCGGCTGTTCACCGTCGACGGGATGAAGGACTTCACCACCCCACGCGAGCTGACCTCCCAGGAGGTGCGGGAGACGATCGCGGACTTCGCCCAGGCGGCACGCAACGCCGTCGAGGCGGGGTTCGACGGGGTCGAACTGCACGCCGCCTACGGCTACTTGATCCACCAGTTCCTGGCCCCCAGCTCCAATCTGCGCACCGATGAGTGGGGTGGTTCGACCGAGGGCCGGGTCCGGTTCGCGGCCGAGGTGGTCGCGGCCGTGTCGGCGGCCATCGGAACGCGGCGCACCGGGATACGGATCTCGCCCGGGATCCGTTACAACGGCATCGAGGAGCCCGACCTCGAGGCCACATACGTCCCGCTGATCCGTCGCCTGAACGAGACCGGCCCCGCGTATCTGCACATCGTCGAGGACTCCCGCGATCTGACCGGCATCCTCCGCAAGGAGTTCTCCGGAACCCTCGTCCTCAACCCCGCGACGGACGGGTTCACCAGCGCGGAGGAGCTGGCGCTCATCGAGGACGGTACGGCCGACATGCTGTCCTTCGGGGCGCTCTTCCTCGCCAACCCGGACCTTCCGGCCCGGCTGCGCGCGGGCGGGCCGTACAACACACCGGACGAGACGACCTACTACGGCGGCACCGACAAGGGGTACATCGACTACCCGCGCCTGAATGCCTGA
- the metE gene encoding 5-methyltetrahydropteroyltriglutamate--homocysteine S-methyltransferase — translation MTTKSAAVAARATVYGYPRQGPNRELKKAIEGYWKGRVTADALRATAADLRRANWLQLAGAGIDEVPTGDFSYYDHVLDTTVMVGAIPDRHRDAVAADPLDGYFAMARGTQDVAPLEMTKWFDTNYHYLVPELGPDTVFTADSAKQVAELKEALALGPAARPVLVGPVTYLLLAKPAPDAPADFEPLTLLDRLLPVYAEVLADLRAAGAEWVQLDEPALVQDRTAAERHAAGRAYRDLGALTDRPKLLVASYFDRLGEALPVLANAPVEGLALDFTEAAAANLDALAAVGGLPRKRLIAGVVNGRNIWVNDLEKSLATLGTLLGLADRVDVAASCSLLHVPLDTTPERDIEPQILRWLAFARQKTAEIVTLARGLARGTGAITAELAANRADLASRAGSPITRDPAVRARAAAVTEADARRSQPYAERTAAQRAHLRLPLLPTTTIGSFPQTGELRTARADLRGGRIDTAGYEERIRAEIQEVISFQEKTGLDVLVHGEAERNDMVQYFAEQLTGYLATQHGWVQSYGTRYVRPPILAGDIARPEPMTVRWTAYAQSLTDRPVKGMLTGPVTMLAWSFVRDDQPRGDTARQVALALRDEVNDLEAAGTSVIQVDEPALRETLPLRTADRPAYLAWATEAFRLTTGGVRPGTQIHTHMCYAEFGDIVQAIDDLDADVISLEAARSHMQVARELAAHGYPREAGPGVYDIHSPRVPGAEEAAELLRTGLKAIPAERLWVNPDCGLKTRGWPETRASLENLVTAARTVRGELPAS, via the coding sequence GTGACCACCAAGTCCGCGGCCGTGGCAGCACGGGCCACCGTGTACGGCTACCCCCGCCAGGGCCCGAACCGGGAACTGAAGAAGGCGATCGAGGGCTACTGGAAGGGCCGCGTCACCGCCGACGCGCTGAGGGCCACCGCCGCCGACCTGCGCCGCGCCAACTGGCTCCAGCTGGCCGGGGCGGGCATCGACGAGGTCCCCACCGGCGACTTCTCGTACTACGACCATGTGCTGGACACCACCGTCATGGTCGGCGCCATCCCCGACCGCCACCGGGACGCGGTCGCCGCCGACCCGCTCGACGGGTACTTCGCGATGGCGCGGGGCACACAGGACGTGGCGCCGCTGGAGATGACCAAGTGGTTCGACACCAACTACCACTACCTGGTCCCCGAGCTGGGCCCGGACACGGTGTTCACGGCCGACTCCGCCAAGCAGGTCGCCGAGCTCAAGGAGGCCCTCGCCCTCGGGCCGGCCGCGCGGCCGGTCCTCGTCGGCCCCGTCACCTACCTCCTGCTCGCCAAGCCCGCGCCCGACGCGCCCGCGGACTTCGAGCCGCTCACCCTCCTGGACCGGCTGCTTCCGGTGTACGCCGAGGTCCTGGCCGATCTGCGGGCGGCCGGTGCCGAGTGGGTGCAGCTCGACGAGCCCGCCCTGGTCCAGGACCGCACCGCGGCCGAGCGGCACGCGGCCGGCCGCGCCTATCGCGACCTCGGCGCCCTCACCGACCGCCCGAAGCTGCTGGTCGCCTCGTACTTCGACCGCCTCGGCGAGGCGCTGCCGGTGCTGGCCAACGCCCCGGTCGAGGGGCTGGCGCTGGACTTCACGGAGGCCGCCGCGGCGAATCTGGACGCGCTGGCCGCCGTCGGCGGACTGCCCCGCAAGCGGCTGATCGCCGGTGTCGTCAACGGCCGCAACATCTGGGTCAACGACCTGGAGAAGTCCCTGGCCACGCTCGGCACTCTGCTGGGCCTGGCGGACCGGGTCGATGTGGCGGCCTCCTGCTCGCTGCTGCACGTCCCCCTCGACACGACACCCGAGCGGGACATCGAACCGCAGATCCTGCGCTGGCTGGCCTTCGCCCGGCAGAAGACCGCGGAGATCGTCACCCTCGCCAGGGGCCTGGCCCGCGGCACCGGCGCGATCACCGCCGAGCTGGCCGCGAACCGGGCCGATCTCGCCTCCCGCGCGGGCTCCCCCATCACCCGCGACCCGGCCGTCCGCGCCCGCGCCGCCGCGGTCACCGAGGCCGACGCCCGCCGCTCCCAGCCGTACGCCGAGCGCACCGCGGCCCAGCGCGCCCACCTCCGGCTGCCGCTGCTGCCGACCACCACCATCGGCTCCTTCCCGCAGACCGGCGAACTGCGCACCGCCCGCGCCGACCTGCGCGGGGGCCGGATCGACACGGCCGGGTACGAGGAGCGCATCAGGGCCGAGATCCAGGAGGTGATCTCCTTCCAGGAGAAGACCGGCCTGGATGTGCTGGTGCACGGCGAGGCCGAGCGCAACGACATGGTCCAGTACTTCGCCGAACAGCTCACCGGCTACCTCGCCACCCAGCACGGCTGGGTCCAGTCCTACGGCACGCGTTACGTCCGCCCGCCGATCCTGGCCGGTGACATCGCGCGCCCCGAGCCGATGACGGTGCGCTGGACGGCGTACGCGCAGTCGCTCACCGACCGCCCGGTCAAGGGCATGCTCACCGGACCGGTCACCATGCTCGCCTGGTCCTTCGTCCGCGACGACCAGCCCCGCGGCGACACCGCCCGCCAGGTGGCGCTCGCCCTGCGCGACGAGGTGAACGACCTGGAGGCGGCCGGGACCTCGGTCATCCAGGTGGACGAGCCCGCGCTGCGCGAGACCCTGCCGCTGCGCACGGCGGACCGGCCCGCCTATCTGGCCTGGGCGACCGAGGCCTTCCGGCTCACCACCGGCGGCGTACGCCCCGGCACCCAGATCCACACCCATATGTGCTACGCCGAGTTCGGCGACATCGTCCAGGCGATCGACGACCTCGACGCCGATGTCATCAGCCTGGAGGCCGCCCGCTCCCATATGCAGGTGGCCCGCGAGCTCGCCGCCCACGGCTATCCGCGCGAGGCCGGGCCCGGGGTGTACGACATCCACTCCCCGCGGGTGCCCGGCGCGGAGGAGGCGGCCGAACTGCTGCGGACGGGGCTGAAGGCCATCCCGGCCGAGCGGCTGTGGGTCAACCCCGACTGCGGGCTGAAGACCCGCGGCTGGCCGGAGACCCGCGCCTCACTGGAGAACCTGGTCACCGCGGCCCGTACGGTCCGAGGTGAGCTGCCCGCGTCCTGA
- a CDS encoding helix-turn-helix transcriptional regulator, producing MASSRSDFAALLRAWRDRLAPADAGFTPKASRRAPGLRREELAELAGLSVDYILRLEQGRAKHPSDQVVGALARALQLSRAERDQLYRSAGLLPPRDGTVSSHVPPGIQRLAARLGDVPIGVFTADWTLVWWNAMWSALHGDPTVLPAAERNLARALFGTGAARDPVLRVRPERGTDTFETSIVADLKDAVSRYPADARLARLVRELRAESEVFAHHWATRATAAQHTSDRKTIRHPEIGDILLDCDVLIVPGADLRMVTYTAATGTSDAGKLDLLRVTGPHGSGRGQLTSDRTGRGDQVLQ from the coding sequence ATGGCTTCCTCCCGCTCCGACTTCGCCGCGCTGCTGCGCGCCTGGCGCGACCGCCTCGCCCCGGCCGACGCCGGCTTCACCCCGAAGGCGAGCCGCCGCGCCCCGGGGCTGCGCCGCGAGGAGCTCGCCGAGCTGGCCGGGCTCTCCGTCGACTACATCCTGCGCCTGGAGCAGGGACGCGCGAAGCACCCCTCGGACCAGGTCGTCGGCGCCCTCGCCCGCGCCCTCCAGCTGTCCCGCGCCGAACGCGACCAGCTGTACCGGAGCGCCGGGCTGCTGCCGCCGCGGGACGGGACGGTCAGCTCCCACGTGCCCCCGGGCATCCAGCGGCTCGCGGCGCGCCTGGGCGACGTCCCGATCGGGGTGTTCACCGCCGACTGGACCCTGGTGTGGTGGAACGCGATGTGGAGCGCCCTGCACGGCGACCCCACCGTGCTCCCGGCCGCCGAACGCAACCTCGCCCGCGCCCTGTTCGGCACCGGTGCCGCCCGCGACCCGGTGCTCCGCGTCCGCCCCGAGCGCGGAACCGACACCTTCGAAACCTCGATCGTGGCCGACCTCAAGGACGCCGTCTCCCGCTACCCCGCCGACGCCCGGCTCGCCCGTCTGGTGCGGGAACTCCGGGCGGAGTCCGAGGTCTTCGCCCACCACTGGGCCACCCGGGCGACCGCCGCCCAGCACACCTCGGACCGCAAGACGATCCGGCATCCGGAGATCGGCGACATCCTGCTCGACTGCGATGTGCTCATCGTCCCCGGCGCGGATCTGCGCATGGTCACCTACACGGCGGCGACCGGAACCAGCGACGCGGGCAAGCTGGACCTGCTCCGCGTCACCGGTCCCCACGGGTCAGGACGCGGGCAGCTCACCTCGGACCGTACGGGCCGCGGTGACCAGGTTCTCCAGTGA
- a CDS encoding IclR family transcriptional regulator codes for MESVSGAARVRRHEDVKSAARVLEVLELLGAEGARLSLADMASTLSVPKSSLHAVLRTMESRRWVETDPSGTLYSLGLKALLTGTAYLESDDLAGIAGPVLDLLAEETGEAVHLGRLDHTDVVYLAKRESRHALRMYSAVGRRLPAHATALGKAILSQYDAAEVQRRLNWPLEALTPSTVTDPDELLAQLADARKRGWAADEGESSVDIRCVAVPLGTGYGGGAAISCSAPRSRMDDARLSEIAAHVTEAAHSLRTLLKRLGEH; via the coding sequence GTGGAATCGGTGTCGGGAGCAGCGCGGGTCCGGCGTCACGAGGACGTCAAGTCCGCGGCGCGCGTCCTGGAAGTGCTCGAACTCCTGGGTGCCGAGGGCGCCCGGCTCTCGCTCGCCGACATGGCGAGCACCCTGTCCGTGCCCAAGAGCAGCCTGCACGCGGTGCTGCGCACCATGGAGTCCCGCCGCTGGGTGGAGACCGACCCGTCCGGAACGCTGTACAGCCTCGGCCTCAAGGCGCTGCTGACCGGCACCGCCTATCTGGAGAGCGACGACCTGGCCGGGATCGCCGGGCCCGTGCTCGACCTGCTGGCCGAGGAGACGGGCGAGGCCGTCCACCTCGGACGGCTGGACCACACCGATGTCGTCTACCTGGCCAAGCGCGAATCCCGGCACGCCCTGCGGATGTACTCGGCGGTCGGCCGCCGGCTGCCCGCGCACGCCACCGCGCTCGGCAAGGCGATCCTGTCCCAGTACGACGCGGCGGAGGTCCAGCGCCGCCTCAACTGGCCGCTGGAGGCGCTGACTCCGAGCACCGTCACCGACCCGGACGAGCTCCTCGCCCAGCTCGCCGACGCCCGCAAGCGCGGCTGGGCGGCGGACGAGGGCGAGAGTTCGGTGGACATCCGCTGTGTGGCGGTCCCGCTCGGCACCGGGTACGGCGGCGGCGCCGCGATCAGCTGCTCGGCGCCGCGCAGCCGCATGGACGACGCCCGGCTGAGCGAGATCGCCGCCCATGTCACCGAGGCGGCCCACTCGTTGCGGACGCTGCTGAAGCGCCTCGGGGAGCACTGA
- a CDS encoding Lrp/AsnC family transcriptional regulator, whose protein sequence is MPEFDDVDRQLLRMLREDGRRTFSEMAPEVGLSVAAVKRRVDRLKDAGVIKGFTVQIDHTKLGWGIEAFVELSYTGTTPVGEIVRTCYTVPEVQAVFTIAGDPDALVHVRVRDIEHLQQVIDGLRRVGLVTGTKTLMVLGSWTRHA, encoded by the coding sequence ATGCCCGAGTTCGACGATGTGGACCGGCAGTTGCTGCGCATGCTGCGCGAGGACGGGCGGCGCACCTTCTCCGAGATGGCACCCGAGGTGGGATTGTCGGTGGCCGCGGTCAAGCGCCGGGTGGACCGGCTCAAGGACGCCGGGGTGATCAAGGGCTTCACGGTGCAGATCGACCACACCAAGCTCGGCTGGGGCATCGAGGCGTTCGTGGAGCTGTCCTACACCGGTACGACACCGGTCGGGGAGATCGTCCGCACCTGCTACACGGTTCCCGAGGTGCAGGCCGTCTTCACCATCGCCGGTGACCCCGACGCGCTCGTGCACGTCCGGGTGCGGGACATCGAGCATCTGCAACAGGTCATCGACGGTCTGCGCCGCGTCGGCCTGGTCACCGGAACCAAGACGCTGATGGTGCTGGGCTCGTGGACACGGCACGCCTGA
- a CDS encoding MarR family winged helix-turn-helix transcriptional regulator: MTRELPDIDATEAEPTGATEAGYGGHVSQTLARVSRLHRLAGGRLLRPTGLCSGQEFLMMTLWDAGSVRQSELARALDLDPSTVTLMLRRLEQGGHVTRARDPQDRRVMLVRASERSYSLRPKVAETWARLEEHILDGLDDGEREAFARILMKVEKNLAAEEGEAGPERA, translated from the coding sequence ATGACCAGAGAGCTCCCGGACATCGACGCGACGGAGGCCGAGCCCACCGGCGCCACGGAGGCCGGATACGGCGGCCACGTCAGTCAGACCCTGGCGCGGGTGTCCCGCCTGCACCGCCTCGCCGGGGGCAGGCTGCTGCGCCCGACCGGCCTCTGCTCCGGCCAGGAATTCCTGATGATGACCCTGTGGGACGCGGGGTCGGTCCGGCAGTCGGAGCTGGCGAGGGCGCTCGACCTGGACCCGTCGACGGTGACCCTGATGCTGCGGCGGCTGGAGCAGGGCGGGCATGTCACCCGGGCCCGCGATCCGCAGGACCGCCGCGTCATGCTGGTCCGGGCCTCGGAGCGGAGCTACTCCCTGCGGCCCAAGGTCGCGGAGACCTGGGCGCGGCTGGAGGAGCACATCCTGGACGGGCTCGACGACGGGGAGCGCGAGGCCTTCGCCAGGATCCTCATGAAGGTCGAGAAGAACCTCGCCGCGGAAGAGGGCGAAGCGGGCCCCGAGCGCGCTTAG
- a CDS encoding SDR family NAD(P)-dependent oxidoreductase produces the protein MPAAQHTIVMTGASRGIGRVAAEHIVRRSPDAHLLVVARASSGARLAEELATGGQTVSYVPADLGSLQSVRSAAAEIRDRLERGDLPPLRSFVGNAGMQYTNALTESPDGYEATFAVNVLANHLFVRVLQDHFAPPARIVITVSDTHFGDFRHNMGMVPGPVWHSPDVLARPGAFAKPAGTAGGRTAYSTSKLAAIHLVHEYARRLPAGIDAIAYNPGFVPGTGLARNAGPLSRFAMRRVLPVMALTPFATGRGAAGRYLADVVLGTTAAPTGSYVDRARVARSSEESYDPRRERELWDAVERFTVAHAA, from the coding sequence ATGCCTGCTGCGCAGCACACCATCGTGATGACGGGCGCGAGCCGCGGGATCGGGCGCGTCGCCGCGGAGCACATCGTGCGGCGGTCGCCCGACGCACACCTCCTCGTCGTGGCCCGCGCGTCCTCCGGCGCCCGGCTCGCCGAGGAGCTCGCCACGGGCGGGCAGACGGTCTCGTACGTCCCTGCGGACCTCGGCTCGCTCCAGAGCGTCCGCTCCGCCGCCGCCGAGATCCGCGACCGGCTGGAGCGCGGTGATCTGCCACCGCTGCGTAGCTTCGTGGGCAACGCGGGGATGCAGTACACCAACGCGCTGACCGAGTCCCCCGACGGATACGAGGCCACCTTCGCCGTCAACGTACTGGCCAACCACCTCTTCGTCCGGGTGCTCCAGGACCACTTCGCCCCGCCCGCCCGGATCGTGATCACCGTCAGCGACACCCACTTCGGGGACTTCAGGCACAACATGGGCATGGTGCCCGGCCCCGTCTGGCACTCCCCCGATGTCCTGGCCCGTCCGGGCGCCTTCGCCAAGCCGGCCGGCACGGCGGGCGGGCGCACCGCGTACTCGACGAGCAAGCTGGCCGCCATCCACCTCGTGCACGAGTACGCGCGGAGGCTTCCGGCCGGGATCGACGCCATCGCGTACAACCCCGGTTTCGTCCCCGGCACCGGCCTCGCCCGCAACGCCGGTCCGCTCTCCCGCTTCGCCATGCGGCGCGTGCTGCCGGTGATGGCCCTCACGCCGTTCGCCACCGGCCGCGGCGCGGCGGGCCGCTACCTCGCCGATGTCGTGCTGGGCACGACCGCGGCGCCGACCGGCTCCTACGTCGACCGCGCCCGGGTGGCGCGGTCGTCGGAGGAGTCCTACGACCCGCGGCGCGAGCGCGAACTGTGGGACGCCGTCGAGCGGTTCACCGTGGCACACGCAGCCTGA
- a CDS encoding molybdopterin-dependent oxidoreductase, with translation MSDSLAAASTAAGPMAEVALTGDLTRPARLTVSELLTWPQHRAQVSFDCATSGIQRHRFTGPFLHDVLVAAGPGFDPARRKDRLRFLIAVRGADGHRALLSWAEIDPDFGRAPVLLAVTIDDTPLDRAGPQLVLPQDRCGARYISGIEAIRVDGGYTVWT, from the coding sequence GTGAGTGACTCCCTCGCAGCTGCCAGTACGGCCGCCGGTCCAATGGCGGAAGTCGCTCTCACCGGCGATCTGACCCGCCCCGCCCGGCTGACGGTGTCCGAGCTGCTCACCTGGCCCCAGCACCGGGCGCAGGTGAGCTTCGACTGCGCCACCAGCGGCATCCAGCGCCACCGCTTCACCGGGCCGTTCCTGCACGACGTCCTGGTCGCCGCCGGCCCCGGCTTCGACCCCGCCCGGCGCAAGGACCGGCTGCGCTTCCTGATCGCCGTACGCGGCGCGGACGGCCACCGCGCGCTGCTGTCCTGGGCCGAGATCGACCCGGACTTCGGCCGCGCCCCGGTCCTGCTCGCGGTCACCATCGACGACACTCCGCTCGACCGCGCGGGCCCCCAGCTCGTCCTGCCCCAGGACCGCTGCGGCGCCCGGTACATCAGCGGCATCGAGGCGATCCGCGTGGACGGCGGATACACCGTCTGGACGTGA